Proteins from a single region of Streptomyces glaucescens:
- a CDS encoding ROK family transcriptional regulator — MGGVNRTNAGAEGANLLALRSHNTALVLDLLRTAGEDGISRLELAERTGLTPQAVSKITARLRAEGFAAEAGRRASTGGKPRTVLRLVPGAGHAVGAHLDRDELRTVLVDLTGAVVVERRAPLDLGAGADAVVAAVAREVTEAVAGAGADMAADTAAGAGGAAGAARAGGVLGVGVALPGPLDHTRGVLHRVTGFPEWDGFPLRDALARRLGMPVVVDKDTNAAALGLAVGEEVGRAVGSFAYLHLGTGLGAGLVIGGTVHRGARTGAGEFGHQVIQLDGPPCGCGGHGCIEALCLAAVAGGDLDEAARVLGAGAANLVGLLDIDLVLLGGRTVAAAPDAFVRGVAGVLADRARREGAETVPVRVAPGGERGVAEGAAQLLLAPLFGRTPTPGTPVPGLPPRP, encoded by the coding sequence ATGGGTGGCGTGAACAGGACGAACGCAGGGGCCGAGGGCGCGAATCTGCTGGCGCTGCGCAGCCACAACACCGCGCTCGTGCTCGATCTGCTGCGCACCGCCGGCGAGGACGGCATCAGCAGGCTGGAGCTGGCCGAGCGCACCGGGCTCACCCCGCAGGCGGTCAGCAAGATCACCGCCCGGCTGCGGGCCGAAGGGTTCGCCGCCGAGGCGGGCCGCCGCGCCTCCACCGGCGGCAAACCGCGCACCGTCCTCCGGCTGGTGCCGGGCGCGGGCCACGCCGTCGGAGCCCACCTGGACCGGGACGAGCTGCGCACCGTGCTGGTGGACCTCACCGGCGCGGTGGTGGTGGAGCGGCGGGCACCGCTGGACCTGGGGGCGGGCGCGGACGCCGTCGTCGCGGCGGTCGCCCGGGAGGTGACGGAAGCGGTCGCGGGCGCGGGCGCGGACATGGCGGCGGACACGGCGGCGGGTGCCGGCGGGGCGGCGGGCGCGGCCCGCGCGGGCGGTGTGCTCGGGGTCGGCGTCGCCCTGCCCGGCCCGCTCGACCACACCCGCGGCGTACTGCACCGCGTCACCGGATTCCCCGAGTGGGACGGCTTCCCGCTGCGCGACGCGCTGGCCCGGCGGCTCGGCATGCCGGTCGTCGTCGACAAGGACACCAACGCGGCGGCACTCGGCCTGGCCGTGGGGGAGGAGGTCGGCCGGGCCGTGGGGTCCTTCGCCTACCTCCACCTCGGTACGGGGCTCGGCGCCGGCCTGGTGATCGGCGGCACCGTCCACCGGGGCGCGCGCACCGGCGCAGGGGAGTTCGGGCACCAGGTCATCCAGCTCGACGGCCCGCCCTGCGGCTGCGGCGGTCACGGCTGCATCGAGGCGCTGTGCCTGGCCGCCGTCGCGGGCGGCGACCTCGACGAGGCCGCGCGCGTGCTCGGCGCGGGCGCCGCGAACCTCGTCGGGCTGCTCGACATCGACCTCGTCCTGCTCGGCGGGCGTACGGTCGCCGCCGCGCCGGACGCCTTCGTGCGCGGGGTCGCCGGCGTCCTCGCCGACCGCGCCCGGCGGGAGGGGGCCGAGACGGTGCCCGTACGGGTCGCCCCCGGTGGGGAGCGGGGGGTCGCCGAGGGTGCGGCGCAACTGCTGCTGGCCCCGTTGTTCGGACGGACCCCGACGCCGGGGACCCCGGTCCCAGGGCTTCCGCCGCGGCCCTGA
- a CDS encoding Gfo/Idh/MocA family oxidoreductase, which translates to MTTGTSGTPLRVGLIGYGLAGSVFHAPLIATTEGLALDTVVTANSERQEQARTEHPGVRIAATPDELFGRAGELDLIVIASPNKTHVPLAKAALEAGLPVVVDKPVAGTAAEARELADLAAGRGLLLSVFQNRRWDNDFLTLRKLLAEGELGDVWRFESRFERWRPQPKGGWRESGDPAEIGGLLYDLGSHVVDQALVLFGPATHVYAEADVRRTGAETDDDTFIALTHAGGVRSHLYVSATTAQLGPRFRVLGSRAGYVKYGLDPQEAALREGRRPGDGQDWGVEPDSLWGRVGSGESPATGGGRPEPTLPGDYPAYYAAIARALLEDGPNPVTAPEAAAALDVLEAARRSARDGVTVTL; encoded by the coding sequence ATGACGACTGGCACCTCAGGCACTCCCCTCCGCGTCGGCCTCATCGGCTACGGCCTCGCGGGCTCCGTCTTCCACGCCCCGCTGATCGCCACCACCGAGGGCCTCGCCCTCGACACGGTGGTCACCGCCAACTCGGAGCGGCAGGAACAGGCCCGCACCGAGCACCCCGGCGTCCGGATCGCCGCCACGCCGGACGAGCTGTTCGGCCGCGCCGGCGAACTCGACCTGATCGTCATCGCGTCGCCGAACAAGACGCACGTCCCGCTCGCGAAGGCCGCCCTCGAGGCCGGCCTGCCGGTCGTCGTCGACAAGCCGGTGGCGGGCACCGCCGCCGAGGCGCGCGAGCTGGCGGACCTGGCCGCCGGCCGCGGACTGCTCCTGTCGGTGTTCCAGAACCGCCGCTGGGACAACGACTTCCTCACCCTGCGCAAGCTGCTCGCCGAGGGCGAGCTCGGTGACGTCTGGCGCTTCGAGTCCCGCTTCGAGCGGTGGCGCCCGCAGCCGAAGGGCGGCTGGCGGGAGTCCGGCGACCCCGCGGAGATCGGAGGGCTGCTGTACGACCTGGGCAGCCACGTCGTCGACCAGGCGCTGGTCCTCTTCGGCCCGGCCACCCACGTGTACGCGGAGGCGGACGTCCGCCGGACCGGCGCGGAGACCGACGACGACACGTTCATCGCGCTGACGCACGCCGGCGGGGTCCGCTCCCACCTGTACGTGTCGGCCACCACCGCCCAGCTCGGCCCGCGCTTCCGGGTGCTGGGCTCGCGGGCCGGGTACGTCAAGTACGGCCTGGACCCGCAGGAGGCGGCCCTGCGTGAGGGGCGGCGCCCCGGGGACGGGCAGGACTGGGGCGTGGAGCCCGACTCGCTGTGGGGCCGGGTCGGTTCCGGCGAGTCCCCGGCGACCGGCGGCGGCCGGCCCGAGCCCACGCTGCCGGGCGACTACCCCGCCTATTACGCGGCGATCGCCCGCGCCCTGCTGGAGGATGGCCCCAACCCGGTGACCGCACCGGAGGCGGCCGCCGCCCTGGACGTACTGGAGGCGGCCCGCCGTTCGGCCCGAGACGGAGTGACGGTGACCCTGTGA
- a CDS encoding heme-degrading domain-containing protein — protein sequence MTPKITPELVPSIEELEAQERRLVFRRFTPDDAWELGSLLVRLARERQAPVAIDIHRAGQQLFHAALPGSTPDNDAWIARKRRVVERYGAASYLVGARFRAKGTTFEESSRLDLDRYAAHGGSFPINVEGVGVIGAVTVSGLPQLQDHRLVVEALEEFLKV from the coding sequence ATGACCCCGAAGATCACCCCCGAGCTGGTTCCGAGCATCGAGGAGCTGGAGGCACAGGAACGCCGCCTGGTCTTCCGCCGGTTCACCCCCGACGACGCCTGGGAGCTGGGCTCCCTCCTGGTTCGGCTGGCCCGGGAGCGGCAGGCCCCGGTCGCCATCGACATCCACCGCGCCGGCCAGCAGCTGTTCCACGCCGCGCTGCCCGGCTCCACCCCGGACAACGACGCCTGGATCGCCCGCAAGCGCCGGGTGGTGGAACGCTACGGCGCGGCCTCCTACCTGGTGGGCGCCCGCTTCCGGGCCAAGGGCACCACGTTCGAGGAGTCGTCCCGGCTCGACCTCGACCGGTACGCGGCGCACGGCGGCTCCTTCCCGATCAACGTCGAGGGCGTCGGCGTGATCGGGGCCGTCACCGTCTCCGGGCTGCCGCAGCTCCAGGACCACCGGCTCGTGGTGGAGGCGCTGGAGGAGTTCCTGAAGGTCTGA
- a CDS encoding LLM class F420-dependent oxidoreductase, whose amino-acid sequence MSTLLKNDVGRYGIWSIGLRSEDPALAGERAEAAAELEELGFGAVWLGGSSAARHAAPLLAATSTLTVGTSIQSIWQYEATESAASFAELEAAHPGRFVLGLGVSHAKLAAQYRRPYSALAGYLDALDGAGVPAGRRVLAALGPKTLELSRDRAAGAIPYLVTPEHTARARQLLGDGPLLAPELKVILETDPGRARATAREVLADPYLSLPNYTRNFLSLGFTEDDLTDGGSDRLVDAVFAWGDEERIRARIDTYVDAGADHVALQVVGGADRDTLPRESWKRLASLLG is encoded by the coding sequence ATGAGCACGCTCCTCAAGAACGACGTGGGCCGGTACGGCATCTGGAGCATCGGCCTGCGCTCGGAGGACCCCGCCCTCGCGGGTGAACGGGCGGAGGCCGCCGCCGAGTTGGAGGAGCTGGGCTTCGGCGCCGTGTGGCTGGGCGGCAGCAGCGCCGCGCGGCACGCCGCCCCGCTGCTCGCGGCCACCTCCACGCTCACCGTGGGGACCAGCATCCAGAGCATCTGGCAGTACGAGGCCACCGAGAGCGCGGCGTCCTTCGCCGAGCTGGAGGCGGCGCACCCGGGCCGCTTCGTCCTGGGCCTCGGGGTGAGCCACGCCAAGCTGGCGGCCCAGTACCGGCGGCCGTACTCGGCGCTGGCCGGCTACCTGGACGCGCTGGACGGGGCGGGCGTACCGGCAGGCCGCCGGGTCCTCGCCGCCCTCGGCCCGAAGACCCTGGAGCTGTCCCGCGACCGGGCGGCGGGGGCGATCCCGTACCTGGTGACACCCGAGCACACCGCGCGGGCGCGGCAGCTCCTGGGCGACGGCCCGCTGCTCGCACCGGAGCTGAAGGTGATCCTGGAGACGGACCCCGGCCGGGCGCGCGCCACGGCCCGCGAGGTCCTCGCCGACCCGTACCTCTCCCTGCCCAACTACACCAGGAACTTCCTCAGCCTCGGCTTCACCGAGGACGACCTGACGGACGGCGGCAGCGACCGCCTGGTCGACGCGGTGTTCGCGTGGGGCGACGAGGAGCGGATCCGCGCCCGGATCGACACGTACGTCGACGCGGGCGCGGACCACGTGGCACTCCAGGTGGTGGGCGGAGCGGACCGGGACACCCTGCCGAGGGAGTCCTGGAAGAGGCTGGCGTCCCTCCTCGGGTGA
- a CDS encoding fumarylacetoacetate hydrolase family protein translates to MKLLRVGTAGAERPALLDTDGNLRDLSDVVPDIDGALLADDAAMARVRAAAEVGDLPVLDAAGVRIGAPVGRIGKVVCIGLNYHDHAQETGARPPAEPVVFLKAADTVVGPNDTVLVPRGSVRTDWEVELAAVIGRTARYLDSPEDGLAHVAGYAVAHDVSEREFQMDRGGTWDKGKNCETFNPLGPWLVTADEVPDPQKLGLRLWVNGELKQDGSTAEQIFSVGEVVRYLSHFMTLYPGDVVSTGTPAGVAFGQPEPKPYLRPGDVVELEIDGLGRQRQELRGA, encoded by the coding sequence ATGAAGCTGCTGCGAGTCGGTACGGCCGGGGCCGAGCGGCCCGCGCTGCTCGACACCGACGGGAACCTGCGGGACCTGTCGGACGTCGTGCCGGACATCGACGGAGCGCTGCTCGCCGACGACGCGGCCATGGCCCGCGTACGGGCCGCCGCGGAGGTCGGGGACCTGCCCGTGCTCGACGCGGCCGGGGTGCGGATCGGGGCGCCGGTCGGCCGGATCGGCAAGGTCGTGTGCATCGGGCTGAACTACCACGACCACGCGCAGGAGACCGGCGCCCGGCCGCCGGCCGAGCCGGTCGTCTTCCTGAAGGCCGCGGACACCGTGGTCGGGCCGAACGACACCGTGCTCGTGCCCCGTGGCTCGGTGAGGACCGACTGGGAGGTCGAACTGGCCGCCGTCATCGGGCGCACGGCCCGCTACCTGGACTCCCCGGAGGACGGGCTCGCGCACGTCGCCGGGTACGCGGTGGCGCACGACGTGTCCGAGCGGGAGTTCCAGATGGACCGCGGCGGCACCTGGGACAAGGGGAAGAACTGCGAGACGTTCAACCCGCTCGGGCCGTGGCTCGTGACGGCGGACGAGGTGCCGGACCCGCAGAAGCTGGGGCTGAGGCTGTGGGTCAACGGGGAGCTGAAGCAGGACGGGAGCACGGCGGAGCAGATCTTCTCGGTCGGGGAGGTCGTGCGGTACCTGTCGCACTTCATGACGCTGTACCCCGGTGACGTCGTCAGCACCGGCACGCCCGCCGGTGTCGCCTTCGGGCAGCCCGAGCCCAAGCCGTATCTCCGGCCCGGCGACGTGGTCGAGCTGGAGATCGACGGGCTGGGGCGGCAGCGGCAGGAGCTGCGGGGCGCGTAG
- a CDS encoding YidC/Oxa1 family membrane protein insertase produces MSVFAHLVEQLADLLEPLFHGSAAAAAIVLFTAFVRLLVHPLSRAAARGQQARTRLQPRIAELRRKYRRDPERLQRAVLELHREEKVSPLAGCLPGVLQLPAFFLLYHLFSSGTIGGEANGLLGHELLGAPLGDRWLDALNGGGGLLGDAGLVYIGLFVLVTAVAAFNYRRTKIMMAAHPMASAGQDGQPVPGMGAITKVMPFMSFFTLVTVAVVPLAAALYVVTSTTWSAVERAVLYR; encoded by the coding sequence ATGTCCGTTTTCGCTCACCTGGTCGAGCAGCTTGCCGACCTGCTCGAACCGCTCTTCCACGGTTCCGCGGCCGCCGCCGCGATCGTCCTGTTCACCGCGTTCGTACGGCTGCTGGTGCACCCGCTGTCCCGGGCCGCCGCGCGCGGTCAGCAGGCCCGGACCCGGTTGCAGCCGCGGATCGCCGAGCTGCGCAGGAAGTACCGCCGGGACCCCGAGCGGCTGCAGCGGGCCGTGCTGGAGCTGCACCGCGAGGAGAAGGTGTCACCGCTCGCCGGATGCCTGCCCGGGGTGCTCCAGCTGCCCGCGTTCTTCCTCCTCTACCACCTGTTCTCCAGCGGGACGATCGGCGGCGAGGCCAACGGGCTGCTCGGGCACGAGTTGCTCGGCGCGCCGCTCGGTGACCGCTGGCTGGACGCGCTGAACGGGGGCGGTGGACTCCTCGGCGACGCGGGGCTGGTGTACATCGGGCTGTTCGTCCTCGTCACCGCCGTAGCCGCCTTCAACTACCGGCGGACGAAGATCATGATGGCCGCCCATCCCATGGCGTCGGCCGGCCAGGACGGGCAGCCGGTGCCCGGGATGGGGGCGATCACCAAGGTCATGCCGTTCATGTCCTTCTTCACGCTGGTCACCGTGGCCGTCGTACCGCTGGCCGCCGCGCTGTACGTGGTGACCAGTACGACGTGGAGCGCCGTGGAGCGGGCCGTGCTCTACCGGTGA
- a CDS encoding DUF6412 domain-containing protein: MFQAWTRLRPAALLLVLFLEVVLLDAGSLSATVALAATAAAGAALAVCSLVAARCAPAVPRTRVRTAIRDRDRRTAFLPQRDPDARGRTRPRAPGHALPATFA, from the coding sequence GTGTTCCAGGCCTGGACCAGACTGCGTCCCGCCGCGCTGCTGCTCGTCCTCTTCCTCGAAGTCGTCCTGCTCGACGCCGGCAGCCTCTCCGCGACCGTCGCGCTGGCCGCGACCGCCGCGGCCGGGGCCGCGCTGGCCGTCTGCTCGCTGGTCGCGGCGCGCTGCGCGCCCGCCGTGCCGCGGACCCGGGTGCGGACGGCGATCAGGGACCGGGACCGCCGCACGGCCTTCCTGCCGCAACGTGATCCCGACGCCCGCGGCCGTACGCGCCCCCGAGCGCCCGGGCACGCCCTCCCGGCGACCTTCGCGTAG
- a CDS encoding SEC-C domain-containing protein: MRPDTPAENVDHHAEAARLERTAGLYPEDAEALLLRAAAHRELAGDRPTATALYDRLLAGPAELDNPHLVRALKAANLWEYGHEAEARAIIEGIRVAAPRDPAPWVIIAEALESHDELATAQEALTEAATLLLPPGTDPSPSVRPVLVARHRVRRMQGLPHDDWDTQADTLHSLPVSLDELHDPKRVWSLGSENPAELRAEISRLQAELGAFREALSRPFPVAILHWPADELAELVREYPELAAEYPSYEEHLAAIESALRELSASGTSNLGIVHGTVPSYEAFAASESSTPSDPTLLPQYATTLAARGRAVAWPPERGDACWCGSGRGYGECHGEA, encoded by the coding sequence ATGCGCCCCGACACGCCCGCCGAAAACGTCGACCACCACGCCGAAGCGGCCCGCCTGGAGCGAACCGCCGGTCTGTACCCCGAGGACGCCGAGGCCCTGCTCCTCCGTGCCGCGGCCCACCGGGAACTGGCCGGCGACCGCCCCACGGCCACCGCGCTCTACGACCGCCTGCTCGCCGGACCGGCCGAGCTGGACAACCCCCACCTGGTCCGCGCCCTCAAGGCCGCCAACCTGTGGGAGTACGGCCACGAGGCCGAGGCCCGCGCGATCATCGAGGGAATCCGGGTGGCCGCTCCCCGGGACCCCGCCCCCTGGGTGATCATCGCGGAGGCCCTGGAGTCCCACGACGAGCTGGCGACGGCGCAGGAAGCCCTCACCGAGGCCGCGACCCTGCTGCTCCCGCCGGGCACGGACCCCTCCCCCTCCGTGCGCCCCGTCCTCGTCGCCCGCCACCGCGTCCGCCGCATGCAGGGCCTCCCGCACGACGACTGGGACACCCAGGCGGACACCCTCCACTCCCTGCCCGTCTCCCTGGACGAACTGCACGACCCGAAGCGGGTGTGGTCCCTCGGCTCGGAGAACCCGGCGGAGCTCAGGGCGGAGATCTCCCGCCTCCAGGCGGAGCTCGGCGCGTTCCGGGAAGCCCTCTCCCGCCCGTTCCCCGTGGCGATCCTCCACTGGCCGGCGGACGAACTCGCGGAACTCGTCCGCGAGTATCCGGAACTCGCCGCGGAGTACCCCTCCTACGAGGAGCACCTGGCGGCCATAGAGTCCGCCCTGCGCGAACTGTCCGCCTCCGGCACCTCCAACCTCGGCATCGTCCACGGCACGGTCCCCTCCTACGAGGCCTTCGCCGCCTCGGAGAGCTCCACCCCGTCCGACCCGACCCTGCTCCCCCAGTACGCGACGACCCTGGCCGCCCGCGGACGAGCCGTCGCCTGGCCGCCGGAGCGGGGGGATGCCTGCTGGTGCGGGTCGGGGCGGGGGTACGGGGAGTGTCACGGGGAGGCCTAG
- a CDS encoding very short patch repair endonuclease, which produces METTPRTRARMSRQKSRNTEVELALRRALHATGLRYRVHRRPLKEVRREADILFGPAKVAVFVDGCFWHGCPQHATWPKNNADFWRTKIEGNRRRDRDTDERLASAGWLAVRVWEHEDPLQAAARVRGVVEMRRTGGQRH; this is translated from the coding sequence GTGGAGACCACACCTCGGACCCGTGCACGGATGAGCCGACAGAAGAGCCGCAACACGGAAGTCGAGCTGGCCCTGCGGCGCGCGCTGCATGCAACGGGCCTGCGGTACCGAGTCCACCGCAGGCCCCTGAAGGAGGTCAGGCGGGAGGCCGACATCCTGTTCGGGCCCGCGAAGGTGGCAGTCTTCGTGGACGGATGTTTTTGGCACGGATGTCCCCAGCACGCCACGTGGCCGAAGAACAATGCCGATTTCTGGCGTACGAAGATCGAGGGCAATCGGCGGCGGGATCGTGACACGGACGAGCGTCTGGCCTCGGCCGGCTGGTTGGCAGTGCGCGTCTGGGAGCACGAAGACCCCTTGCAGGCGGCCGCCCGGGTGCGCGGCGTGGTCGAGATGCGCCGCACGGGTGGCCAACGGCATTGA
- a CDS encoding helix-turn-helix domain-containing protein, producing the protein MPESTPNVPGEAFGPWLRRQLQRADMSQADLADRVGKTRAAVSAWVTGRAEPREETKVRIAEILGTDLASVVTRTCDVSGSRPVRWHHRRAYADGGREYGNAAAFAFEADLAVLAREATQNSLDERLDDRRPVRVHYTLHELDGPYLDAFLSALRWDDVLPHFREAARGGQKVSRSLRSALGDLAQERRLRLLRVEDYNAAGLTGPEYGDGRFAAVVRRQLDSHKVTGGRAGGSYGLGKATLWATSRFGLVLINSTLSEPHEGRTTGRVIGRLDLPWHEVDGESYAGPAWLGEPDTEPEHKGISRSWWADDETLRRLHLDRTDDEPGTSFLIVGAYDASGATESLQDMHDKLVSSLADDFWAAMIGGRSAGPLLEARVTTLRNGETYIPEQQVDPYSRHPATSRALQAYLDGDTVEELTSADQVVRADVPLVVTPLKGQGHSRDKGREHLAVLLVTPADDNDTQFNRVVCMRGNRMTITEQRPRDLPLGTPPFQAVLLAGYATGREGDDVALAEAFLRASEPPEHDRWDRTQELTTAYERGALSRLKEFRTSIDKTVRSLLGKREITTTGGPAALRELLKLDMGTGGGARRAHSFPTVRNIDARVDDRGAWHVTVQLRLPDGDDRWVLAPVAKFDVRSGGRPSVGWELLVGSETCRAENGLIIVEPGVRSAVFDGVTDPSTHPVRSGYARLTVDLPRARGGSA; encoded by the coding sequence ATGCCCGAATCCACGCCGAACGTACCCGGCGAGGCTTTCGGCCCTTGGCTGCGACGGCAGTTGCAGCGAGCCGACATGTCACAGGCCGATCTGGCGGACAGGGTCGGCAAGACCCGCGCCGCCGTCTCGGCCTGGGTCACCGGCCGTGCCGAGCCTCGCGAGGAGACGAAGGTACGCATCGCCGAAATCCTCGGCACGGATCTCGCTTCGGTGGTGACGCGCACGTGCGACGTGTCGGGCAGCCGACCAGTGCGGTGGCACCACCGACGTGCGTACGCCGATGGCGGCCGCGAGTACGGCAACGCTGCTGCGTTCGCCTTCGAAGCGGACCTTGCCGTACTGGCACGCGAGGCGACCCAAAACTCCCTCGACGAGCGCCTCGACGACCGCCGCCCGGTACGCGTCCACTACACGCTGCACGAGTTGGACGGTCCCTACCTCGATGCCTTCCTCTCCGCGCTTCGCTGGGACGACGTCCTTCCGCACTTCCGGGAAGCGGCCCGGGGCGGGCAGAAGGTTTCCAGGAGCCTCCGCTCCGCCTTGGGCGATCTGGCCCAGGAGCGTCGGCTGCGGTTGCTGCGCGTCGAGGACTACAACGCCGCGGGCTTGACCGGCCCGGAGTACGGCGACGGACGGTTCGCCGCGGTGGTCCGACGCCAGCTCGACAGCCACAAGGTCACGGGTGGACGTGCCGGCGGTTCGTACGGCCTCGGCAAGGCCACGCTGTGGGCGACGAGTCGCTTTGGCCTCGTACTGATCAACTCGACGCTGTCGGAACCTCACGAGGGGCGAACAACAGGTCGTGTAATCGGCCGGTTGGACCTTCCGTGGCACGAGGTGGATGGCGAGTCCTACGCCGGCCCCGCGTGGCTCGGCGAGCCCGACACCGAGCCCGAACACAAGGGGATCTCCCGGTCCTGGTGGGCCGACGACGAAACCCTGCGCCGTCTGCATCTTGACCGAACCGACGACGAGCCCGGTACCTCGTTCCTGATCGTCGGGGCATACGACGCTTCGGGCGCCACGGAGTCCCTGCAGGACATGCACGACAAGTTGGTGTCGTCACTGGCCGACGACTTCTGGGCGGCCATGATCGGTGGGCGATCCGCCGGTCCGCTTCTGGAAGCCCGCGTGACCACCCTACGCAACGGCGAGACCTACATTCCGGAACAGCAGGTCGACCCATACAGCCGCCACCCGGCGACCAGCCGTGCGCTGCAGGCGTATCTCGACGGCGACACCGTCGAGGAACTGACCTCCGCCGACCAGGTCGTGCGCGCCGACGTTCCTTTGGTGGTCACTCCCCTCAAGGGTCAAGGTCACTCGCGCGACAAGGGACGCGAACACCTTGCGGTGCTCCTGGTCACGCCCGCCGACGACAACGACACGCAATTCAACCGCGTGGTCTGTATGCGTGGCAATCGCATGACTATCACCGAACAACGGCCACGCGACTTGCCTTTGGGCACACCACCGTTTCAGGCCGTGCTGCTCGCGGGTTACGCGACCGGACGTGAGGGAGATGATGTCGCACTCGCCGAAGCGTTCCTACGTGCTTCGGAGCCTCCGGAACATGACCGTTGGGACCGAACCCAGGAGCTGACCACGGCTTACGAACGCGGCGCACTGTCCCGACTGAAGGAGTTCCGCACGTCAATCGACAAGACGGTCCGGTCACTGTTGGGCAAGCGCGAGATCACGACGACGGGAGGGCCTGCGGCACTGCGCGAGTTGTTGAAGCTCGACATGGGGACGGGCGGCGGCGCCCGTCGCGCCCACTCGTTCCCGACCGTGCGAAACATCGATGCGCGCGTCGACGACCGTGGCGCCTGGCACGTCACCGTCCAACTGCGACTGCCGGACGGGGACGACCGGTGGGTGCTGGCGCCTGTCGCGAAATTCGACGTGCGTTCCGGTGGACGGCCCTCCGTGGGCTGGGAGCTCCTGGTCGGGTCCGAAACATGCCGTGCGGAGAACGGATTGATCATCGTGGAACCGGGCGTCCGTTCGGCCGTGTTCGACGGTGTCACCGATCCGTCTACCCACCCTGTCCGCAGCGGCTACGCCCGCCTCACGGTGGACTTGCCCCGGGCTCGCGGAGGTTCGGCGTGA
- a CDS encoding DUF6339 family protein, with the protein MPRRPLLDIPPVLGLLPDAAVTKHLGRGVQSGLEHPPQVALRKAATLLPQQESRWQTAPIRLLLDEAMARFDDNRTAADGWLAPRLHATLRMTRSEAGDGRLWNHLAMLVAPDYVVWRHKGKEIAQGSRFSGPHYTQCFARLWWVAELFRDGPDYKPVEIACRVQDVLNTTLRLDVIDHRPTAQAFVRVLEKVLAAGTPRPGDHVNALSSAINAAGSTLVYDVLAPDTPPLVDDLLDWIAASEDAPLVDLDRLPVGPDDGQAASSSVEALLPLFEELLSEAPVRLRSRTEEEPAIAQEEPAVPRPRNGVSLEKNLPSWMM; encoded by the coding sequence ATGCCGCGCCGTCCGTTGCTCGACATCCCTCCGGTGCTCGGTTTGCTGCCCGACGCGGCCGTCACCAAGCACCTGGGCCGTGGCGTGCAATCGGGGCTGGAGCATCCACCACAAGTCGCACTCCGCAAGGCGGCCACCCTGCTTCCACAGCAGGAGAGTCGGTGGCAAACAGCACCGATTCGGCTATTGCTCGACGAGGCGATGGCTCGTTTCGACGACAACCGCACTGCCGCTGACGGGTGGCTGGCTCCGCGATTGCACGCCACCCTCCGCATGACGCGCTCGGAGGCTGGCGATGGGCGACTGTGGAACCATCTCGCCATGCTCGTCGCCCCGGATTATGTGGTGTGGCGTCACAAGGGTAAAGAGATCGCGCAGGGTTCGCGCTTTTCCGGGCCTCACTACACCCAGTGCTTTGCCCGGTTGTGGTGGGTGGCCGAACTGTTCCGAGACGGGCCCGATTACAAGCCGGTGGAGATCGCCTGCCGCGTTCAAGACGTCCTGAACACCACTCTTCGTCTCGATGTCATCGATCACCGGCCCACGGCGCAGGCGTTCGTGCGGGTGTTGGAAAAGGTGCTCGCGGCTGGTACGCCTCGCCCCGGCGATCATGTCAATGCGCTGTCGTCCGCGATCAACGCTGCAGGCAGCACCCTCGTCTATGACGTCTTGGCGCCGGACACCCCACCACTCGTCGACGACCTTCTCGACTGGATCGCCGCTTCGGAGGATGCACCACTCGTCGACTTGGACAGGCTTCCTGTGGGCCCGGACGACGGCCAAGCCGCTTCATCGTCCGTCGAAGCGCTGTTGCCTCTGTTCGAGGAACTCCTCTCCGAGGCCCCGGTTCGACTCCGCAGTCGGACCGAAGAGGAGCCGGCCATCGCGCAGGAGGAACCCGCGGTTCCAAGGCCACGCAACGGCGTAAGCCTGGAGAAGAATCTGCCAAGCTGGATGATGTAG